A region from the Saccharomonospora azurea NA-128 genome encodes:
- a CDS encoding MaoC/PaaZ C-terminal domain-containing protein — translation MTVKELTGSPSLATLYPKAALGGLRKPSGEATLPDTEYVRGGVTVDPAHLAAYNRVCGFRLTDDLPATYPHVLAFPLQMALMTEPDFPFPLLGLVHVANRITQHRPVRLDEKFTLRVRAENLRPHDKGTQFDVVSELLPELAATGEPVWTDVSTYLRRSGAAKGSSPKRTELAPPAPSAVWTVPGDIGRRYAEVSGDRNPIHLHPLTARAFGFRSAIAHGMWSKARCLAAFEGRLPEAYTIDVRFQLPVLLPAKAAFTTWRTDDAGNAGWAFELWNARKPKPHLKGTITAG, via the coding sequence ATGACCGTGAAGGAACTCACCGGCTCGCCGAGCCTCGCGACGCTGTACCCGAAGGCGGCTCTGGGCGGGCTGCGCAAACCGTCGGGGGAGGCCACGCTGCCCGACACCGAGTACGTGCGCGGCGGAGTCACGGTCGACCCGGCCCACCTCGCCGCCTACAACCGGGTGTGCGGGTTCCGCCTGACCGACGACCTGCCCGCCACGTACCCGCACGTGCTCGCCTTCCCGCTGCAGATGGCGTTGATGACCGAGCCGGACTTCCCGTTCCCGCTGCTGGGCCTGGTGCACGTCGCCAACCGCATCACCCAGCACCGGCCCGTGCGCCTCGACGAGAAGTTCACGCTGCGGGTGCGGGCCGAGAACCTGCGACCGCACGACAAGGGCACGCAGTTCGACGTCGTGAGCGAACTGCTGCCGGAGCTCGCCGCGACGGGCGAGCCCGTGTGGACGGACGTGAGCACCTACCTTCGCCGGAGCGGTGCGGCGAAGGGGTCGTCGCCGAAGAGGACCGAGCTGGCGCCGCCCGCGCCCAGTGCGGTGTGGACGGTGCCGGGCGACATCGGCCGCCGGTACGCGGAGGTGTCGGGCGATCGCAACCCGATCCACCTGCACCCGTTGACGGCCCGCGCGTTCGGGTTCAGGTCGGCCATCGCGCACGGCATGTGGTCGAAGGCCCGCTGCCTCGCGGCGTTCGAGGGTCGGCTGCCCGAGGCCTACACGATCGACGTGCGGTTCCAGCTGCCCGTGCTGCTGCCCGCGAAGGCGGCCTTCACGACCTGGCGCACGGACGACGCCGGGAACGCCGGGTGGGCGTTCGAGCTGTGGAACGCGCGCAAGCCGAAGCCGCACCTGAAGGGCACGATCACCGCAGGCTGA
- a CDS encoding NUDIX hydrolase: MAGDTVDRVIDKVAWIRIEDGRVLVARSRGKDVFYLPGGKREPGEADVDTLVREIAEELSVTVVRGTESLVGVFDGPADSGNGVRVRMTCYTADHEGTITPDHEIEEVRWLRHADSSLLSLASRVVLDHLHANALLD; this comes from the coding sequence ATGGCCGGCGACACGGTCGACAGGGTGATCGACAAGGTGGCGTGGATCAGGATCGAGGACGGCCGTGTGCTCGTCGCCCGATCGCGGGGCAAGGACGTCTTCTACCTACCCGGGGGGAAACGGGAGCCCGGGGAGGCCGACGTCGACACGCTCGTCCGCGAGATCGCCGAGGAACTCTCGGTCACCGTCGTGCGGGGCACCGAGTCGCTCGTGGGGGTCTTCGACGGCCCCGCCGACAGCGGCAACGGCGTGCGGGTGCGCATGACCTGCTACACCGCCGACCACGAAGGCACGATCACGCCCGACCACGAGATCGAGGAGGTGCGGTGGCTCCGCCACGCCGACTCGTCACTGCTGTCGCTCGCGAGCCGGGTCGTGCTCGACCACCTGCACGCGAACGCCCTGCTGGACTGA
- a CDS encoding 3-oxoacyl-ACP reductase — protein sequence MADKYQQFTTTPLGKLVTSKLGLPKPPVLRRYRPGQPPLDGPALLGAAPDSRLEKTLTGQLGRAGIEIVREPGEGVRYGALVFDATGITDPTHLRELYSFFHPVIRDIGPSGRVVVLGTPPELVDGRERIAQRALEGFTRTVGKELKRGATAQLVYVAEGAEEASESTMRFLLSAKSAFVAGQVIRIGTAGTKTAQAPADWATPLAGKTALVTGASRGIGAAIAEVLARDGAHVVALDIPAQGGDLSAVANRVGGTALQLDITADDAPRKLADHLTQRHGGVDVVVHNAGITRDKTLGKMSAAAWDSVLTVNLAAQLAVNDTLLGEGVLHGNGRIVGVSSIAGIAGNVGQANYAASKAGVIGMVDDAAEKLAERGCTINAVAPGFIETQMTAQVPLMIREFGRRLSSLAQGGLPVDVAETIAWYANPASSAVNGNVVRVCGQGFLGA from the coding sequence ATGGCTGACAAGTACCAGCAGTTCACCACGACACCCCTCGGCAAGCTCGTGACGTCGAAGCTGGGGCTGCCCAAGCCGCCCGTGCTGCGGCGCTACCGCCCCGGCCAGCCACCACTCGATGGTCCCGCACTTCTGGGTGCCGCGCCGGACAGCAGGCTGGAGAAGACGCTCACCGGGCAGCTCGGCAGGGCCGGCATCGAGATCGTGCGGGAACCCGGCGAGGGGGTGCGGTACGGCGCGCTCGTGTTCGACGCCACCGGGATCACCGACCCGACGCACCTGCGCGAGCTGTACTCGTTCTTCCACCCGGTGATCCGGGACATCGGCCCCTCCGGGCGGGTGGTGGTGCTCGGCACCCCGCCCGAACTCGTCGACGGTCGCGAGCGCATCGCCCAGCGGGCGCTCGAAGGCTTCACGCGCACGGTCGGCAAGGAACTCAAGCGCGGCGCCACGGCGCAGCTCGTCTACGTCGCCGAGGGAGCCGAGGAGGCGTCGGAGTCGACGATGCGCTTCCTGCTGTCGGCGAAGTCGGCCTTCGTGGCCGGCCAGGTGATCCGGATCGGCACGGCGGGCACCAAGACCGCCCAGGCGCCCGCCGACTGGGCGACGCCGCTCGCGGGCAAGACCGCTCTGGTCACCGGCGCGTCCCGCGGCATCGGTGCCGCCATCGCCGAGGTACTCGCCCGCGACGGCGCCCACGTGGTGGCGCTCGACATCCCGGCCCAGGGCGGCGACCTGTCGGCCGTGGCCAACCGCGTGGGCGGCACGGCGCTGCAGCTCGACATCACTGCCGACGACGCGCCCCGGAAACTCGCCGACCACCTCACCCAGCGCCACGGCGGCGTCGACGTCGTCGTCCACAACGCGGGCATCACCCGCGACAAGACGCTCGGGAAGATGTCGGCCGCCGCGTGGGACTCGGTGCTCACGGTCAACCTCGCCGCGCAGCTCGCCGTCAACGACACCCTCCTCGGCGAGGGCGTCCTCCACGGCAACGGCCGGATCGTCGGCGTGTCCTCCATCGCCGGCATCGCGGGCAACGTCGGGCAGGCGAACTACGCCGCCAGCAAGGCCGGGGTCATCGGCATGGTGGACGACGCCGCGGAGAAGCTGGCTGAGCGCGGGTGCACGATCAACGCCGTGGCGCCGGGCTTCATCGAGACCCAGATGACCGCGCAGGTGCCGCTCATGATCCGCGAGTTCGGCAGGCGGCTTTCCAGCCTCGCGCAGGGCGGTCTGCCCGTCGACGTCGCCGAGACCATCGCCTGGTATGCCAACCCCGCGTCGTCCGCCGTCAACGGCAACGTCGTGCGGGTGTGCGGCCAGGGCTTCCTGGGAGCCTGA
- a CDS encoding TetR/AcrR family transcriptional regulator → MAQDVQRSPERAKRLPRPVREKQILDAAVEVFSRHGYHLASMDEISDVAGVSKPMIYSYLGAKEELFGHCVRRESQRLLEAVRDGVRADVPPDMQLWHGLRSFYGFVAAYRESWIVLHRHALTAGGPFAEEITALRARAVALVRDLVVSAGTERGLASQAEFSGEGMAAALVGAAESLADWWLDHPDVADGVLASWLMNLTWLGFNDLVEGRVWRPTEPAE, encoded by the coding sequence GTGGCGCAGGACGTACAGCGCTCGCCCGAACGGGCCAAGCGACTACCCCGACCGGTGCGTGAGAAGCAGATTCTCGACGCCGCGGTCGAGGTGTTCTCGCGGCACGGTTACCACCTCGCCTCGATGGACGAGATCTCGGACGTCGCGGGCGTCTCCAAGCCGATGATCTACAGCTATCTCGGCGCGAAGGAGGAGCTGTTCGGCCACTGCGTGCGCCGGGAGTCGCAGCGGCTGCTCGAAGCCGTCCGCGACGGGGTACGCGCCGACGTTCCGCCCGACATGCAGCTGTGGCACGGCCTGCGTTCGTTCTACGGCTTCGTGGCCGCCTACCGCGAGTCGTGGATCGTGCTGCACCGGCACGCCCTCACCGCGGGCGGCCCGTTCGCCGAGGAGATCACCGCGTTGCGCGCGCGGGCCGTCGCGCTGGTGCGTGACCTCGTGGTCTCGGCGGGAACGGAACGTGGCCTCGCCTCTCAGGCCGAGTTCTCCGGAGAGGGCATGGCCGCCGCCCTCGTCGGAGCGGCCGAGTCGCTCGCGGACTGGTGGCTCGACCATCCCGACGTGGCCGACGGTGTGCTCGCGTCCTGGCTCATGAACCTCACGTGGCTGGGCTTCAACGACCTCGTCGAAGGCCGCGTCTGGCGCCCCACCGAACCGGCGGAGTGA
- a CDS encoding FxsA family protein, with the protein MAAIFLLWVIAEIAAIWAVASLVGFLATLGLLLAGALLGSWLARREGGKAARAVMDTARAGRSPHQEVTDSMLVGLGGLLIFVPGFVSDVAGLLLLLKPTRSVVRRAWMKRLQRRGPAMRPGFGGPRASSRVIVVDSEVVDEPGGPRDERRDPPQRPVIESE; encoded by the coding sequence ATGGCCGCCATCTTTCTGCTCTGGGTGATCGCCGAGATCGCCGCGATCTGGGCCGTCGCGTCGCTCGTCGGCTTCCTCGCCACACTCGGCCTCCTCCTCGCGGGCGCGCTGCTCGGTTCGTGGCTCGCGCGGCGGGAGGGCGGCAAGGCCGCTCGCGCGGTGATGGACACGGCGAGAGCGGGACGGTCACCGCACCAGGAGGTCACCGACAGCATGCTCGTCGGCCTCGGCGGCTTGTTGATCTTCGTGCCCGGCTTCGTCAGCGACGTCGCGGGATTGCTGTTGCTGCTCAAGCCCACCCGCAGCGTCGTGCGTCGCGCGTGGATGAAGCGGCTGCAGCGGCGCGGCCCCGCCATGCGCCCCGGGTTCGGCGGTCCTCGCGCGTCGAGTCGCGTGATCGTGGTCGACAGCGAGGTCGTGGACGAACCCGGCGGGCCCCGGGACGAGCGGCGCGACCCTCCACAGCGGCCGGTCATCGAGTCGGAGTGA
- a CDS encoding daunorubicin resistance protein DrrA family ABC transporter ATP-binding protein: MPHTDGTVAVRARGVVKTYGSTRALAGVDLDIPTGQVLGLLGPNGAGKTTMVRILTTLLRPDAGEAMVAGHDVLTEPDAVRQNIGLSGQYAAVDENLTGAENLYLIGRLYGLSKRRAKERARELLDRFALTDAADRSAKGYSGGMRRRLDLAGALVAEPRVVVLDEPTTGLDPRGRLGMWEVIEQLVATGATVLLTTQYLEEADRLADTIVVIDRGQVIARGTADELKGRIGGERLELVVGEDTDVEPVVRVLKEVGTSEPVLDEHTRSVSVFVDTGASALVEALRKLDSRDVALADVALHRPTLDDVFLSLTGRATEEDPTP, translated from the coding sequence ATGCCTCACACGGACGGCACCGTCGCTGTCCGCGCTCGCGGTGTGGTGAAGACCTACGGCTCCACCCGAGCGCTGGCCGGCGTCGACCTCGACATCCCCACCGGACAAGTCCTCGGACTGCTCGGGCCCAACGGGGCGGGCAAGACCACGATGGTGCGCATCCTCACCACGCTCCTCAGACCGGACGCGGGCGAGGCGATGGTGGCGGGCCACGACGTGCTCACCGAACCCGACGCCGTGCGGCAGAACATCGGCCTGTCCGGCCAGTACGCGGCCGTGGACGAGAACCTCACCGGCGCCGAGAACCTCTACCTGATCGGGAGGCTGTACGGGCTGTCGAAGCGACGCGCCAAGGAACGCGCCCGCGAACTGCTCGACCGCTTCGCCCTCACCGACGCCGCCGACCGGTCGGCCAAGGGCTACTCGGGCGGCATGCGCAGGAGGTTGGACCTCGCCGGCGCGCTCGTGGCCGAGCCGCGGGTCGTGGTGCTCGACGAACCGACCACCGGTCTCGACCCCCGAGGCAGGCTCGGGATGTGGGAGGTCATCGAGCAGCTCGTCGCCACCGGAGCGACGGTGCTCCTCACCACCCAGTACCTGGAGGAGGCCGACCGCCTCGCCGACACGATCGTCGTCATCGACCGGGGCCAGGTCATCGCGCGCGGCACCGCCGACGAACTCAAGGGCCGGATCGGCGGTGAACGGCTCGAACTCGTCGTGGGTGAGGACACCGACGTCGAACCGGTGGTCCGCGTGCTCAAGGAGGTCGGCACGAGCGAACCGGTGCTCGACGAGCACACCCGCAGCGTCTCGGTGTTCGTCGACACCGGCGCGAGTGCGCTTGTGGAGGCGCTGCGCAAGCTCGACTCCCGCGACGTCGCGCTCGCCGACGTCGCCCTGCACCGCCCCACCCTGGACGACGTCTTCCTGTCGCTGACCGGCCGCGCCACCGAGGAGGACCCGACACCATGA
- a CDS encoding acetyl-CoA C-acetyltransferase, whose product MSQAQKSGGGRSRSSRNKAAGSSAAASKSSAGPQSIRRVAIVGANRIPFARSNGPYSDASNQDMLTAALDGLVSRFSLQNEQIGEFTAGAVLKHSRDFNLAREVVLGSALSPTTPASDVQMACGTGLQAIVNVANKIALGQIDSAIAGGVDTTSDAPLAVNDRLRRLLVKLNAAKSAGERVKILSKIRPGHIVPEIPRNAEPRTGLSMGEHAALTAKAWDITRAEQDELAATSHHRLAAAYEQGFFDDLLTPYLGLTRDQNLRPDSSPEKLAKLKPVFGGADGTMTAGNSTPLSDGASVVLLATEEWAKEHNLPVLAYLTLAQTAAVDYVHGDEGLLMAPAYAVPRLLDKAGLTLADFDFYEIHEAFASQVLATLKAWEDPQFAKSRLGRDEPLGSIDRAKLNVNGSSLAAGHPFAATGGRIVGTLAKLLAEKGSGRGLISICAAGGQGITAILER is encoded by the coding sequence ATGAGCCAAGCGCAGAAGTCCGGCGGTGGCCGGTCGCGGTCGAGCCGGAACAAGGCAGCCGGGTCGTCGGCGGCGGCGTCCAAGTCGTCGGCCGGACCGCAGTCGATCCGCAGGGTCGCGATCGTCGGCGCCAACCGCATCCCGTTCGCCCGCTCGAACGGCCCCTACTCCGACGCGTCCAACCAGGACATGCTCACCGCCGCCCTCGACGGCCTGGTCAGCCGGTTCTCCCTGCAGAACGAGCAGATCGGCGAGTTCACCGCCGGTGCGGTGCTGAAGCACTCCCGAGACTTCAACCTCGCCCGCGAGGTCGTGCTGGGCAGCGCGCTGTCTCCCACCACCCCGGCCTCGGACGTGCAGATGGCGTGCGGCACCGGCCTGCAGGCCATCGTCAACGTCGCCAACAAGATCGCGCTGGGCCAGATCGACTCCGCCATCGCGGGAGGCGTGGACACCACGAGCGACGCGCCGCTGGCCGTGAACGACCGGCTGCGCCGACTGCTCGTGAAGCTCAACGCGGCGAAGTCCGCCGGTGAGCGGGTGAAGATCCTCTCCAAGATCCGCCCGGGCCACATCGTGCCGGAGATCCCGCGCAACGCCGAGCCGCGCACCGGACTCTCCATGGGCGAGCACGCGGCGTTGACCGCCAAGGCGTGGGACATCACGCGCGCCGAGCAGGACGAGCTCGCGGCGACCAGCCACCACCGTCTCGCCGCGGCGTACGAGCAGGGTTTCTTCGACGACCTCCTCACGCCGTACCTCGGCCTCACTCGTGACCAGAACCTGCGCCCCGACTCGTCGCCGGAGAAGCTCGCCAAGCTCAAGCCCGTCTTCGGCGGCGCCGACGGCACGATGACGGCGGGCAACTCGACGCCGCTGTCCGACGGCGCGTCCGTCGTCCTGCTCGCCACGGAGGAGTGGGCCAAGGAGCACAACCTGCCCGTGCTGGCGTACCTGACGCTCGCGCAGACCGCCGCCGTGGACTACGTGCACGGCGACGAGGGGCTGCTCATGGCACCCGCCTACGCGGTGCCGCGCCTGCTCGACAAGGCCGGTCTGACACTGGCCGACTTCGACTTCTACGAGATCCACGAGGCGTTCGCCTCCCAGGTGCTCGCCACGCTGAAGGCCTGGGAGGACCCGCAGTTCGCCAAGTCCCGGCTGGGCCGGGACGAGCCGCTGGGCAGCATCGACCGCGCGAAGCTCAACGTCAACGGGTCCTCACTCGCCGCGGGCCACCCGTTCGCGGCGACGGGCGGCCGCATCGTCGGCACCCTCGCCAAGCTCCTGGCGGAGAAGGGGTCGGGCCGCGGCCTGATCTCCATCTGCGCCGCGGGCGGTCAGGGCATCACCGCGATCCTGGAGCGGTAG